The Triticum urartu cultivar G1812 chromosome 6, Tu2.1, whole genome shotgun sequence genome includes the window ccttagtggcttcttggggagcattgtgcctccacaccgcttcaaacggagattagcatccgcaagggtgtgaacttcgggatacatcgtcgtctccgcgtgcctcggttatctcttacccgagccctttacttatacACTTTACTTTGTGAGAGCAATATTGTTTCTTgttatatatcttgctatcacatagttgtttatcttgctatcacataattgtttatcttgcttagtataagttgttggtgcacataggtgagcctagccattttaggttttgtgcttgacaaattaaccgctaggtttattccgcatttgttcgagtctaaaccgtaattattttaaaacgcctattcaccctcctctaggcgacatccacgatctttcacttAGCCTTCTTGTGTagtttttgtttatttttttaaaGAATGGAACTTAGATTTACATGAAGACATTGTGAAGTTACAAATACATGGACCATGTCTTGCTTCATCGAAACAACCTCCGTGACCTCACCAACTAAATGGGAGAGAAGTGTACCATCATATGGAGTATCCGCCTCCTCCTCAATATCGGGGTTACGTGGGGTGCTCAGACATATAGGATAAATCTTTAAACGGTTTATCTTCATATGTTTGAACACCCTGATCGGCAAACCCACAACAACATCATTCTTTCCATAGTGACTCCAACATTGTTTAAGGTAAAAGAAATACAAGAAtccaaaaaggaaagaaaagattTAGTTGTGGAAGTACATGTCTGGGTGTCCACATAGATGCATCATGTAGATAGAACATAATTTTATTATCAAGGGAGCTGGTAAATACATAAATTACAAGCAAACATGAAACAATCACATATGCCTCAAATCCTTGTTAACAATAGAGTAATGACGGAGTACTTGGTCTTCTCCGTGTCTAGGTGCACCTTGACATTGTATGCAAATTTCTTGAAGAGCTCATCGAGGACAGATTCGCCGAAATGGCTTGCAAACAGGGGCTCCATCACTGCCCTCAAGGTCTTGGATACATTTATGCCACTTTGGACACTGTCGTGCACATCATTGCCTTCCGAATTGTCATAAGGATCCCAGTTGGTCTCAAACAGCTTGATATGATTCATGCGAAACTGTTGGCTTTTCTCAACGATTGCTTTGACTTCTTCCATCGATGGGCCGTACAAAGGTAGATTAAAGGAGTCTAGCTTTTCTTTCTCCACGAGGCCCTGTCATTACCAGTATGCTTTAGCGACAAATTTGAGTCCTGAATTAATTACCAGAAAATGCTATTTTTTATAAGGGTGTTTTATTACTTAAAAATTGTAAGTATTACACCCGACAAATATGCTATATCCTTGTGTAGAGACCTCCTTTGTAGGCATCGCCATGTTTTCTCCCCAGAAATGTGAGCATCATCTGTCGGCCTCCAACTAGTTCTTCGTGTCGCAGCCGGAGGAACAACAACATGTCCTTCTCAAACTGCTCTTGATACATTTTCACCACGGAGGGTGGGGTAGTCACCGCAATGTCGATGTTTCCTTCGTTCAGGTACGGACTTTTCTTGCCCTCTAACCCATTGGGAAGCTACATGTAACGTGTATACCATTTTGGAGAAAAGTATGTTTTTGGTCCCTCAAGTTCCCACAAAGTATAGACTTGGTCCCTAAAGATTTTTTGGTATGTATTTGGTCCCTCAAGTATCAAAACCGGATAAGTTTGGTCCTAAACCAGATTTTGAGCACGTTGACCGGGTTTGACCACCACAAAACCGCCCGATAAACAGTAAATATGAAAATTGACATTATTTTGAGCTGTCAACTTGGCTCCACCACCCCGACAAACAGCTATATATGAAAAGCCCCCACCAGTTCTCTCCTGGCTGACCAAAGCCATCCGTCGGAGATCCAACGCCCATgttgtttttctatttttcacCCTATAAAAGTCCGCTTCTATTGTAGacttattttttttctttattaTTAAGATTTTACCCCTTTCTGCGGGTGAAGATTTTATACCATTAGAGGGAGTTGGTATTTTACCACACCTTCCTGCTCATCATACTTATGGTTTTGTTTGCTTTAGAGTCTAGAGGTGCCAGCCAAAAAATTGGCATTGACCGAGCGTTGGTTGTCTGTTTGGATAGACACCAGTAATTTGGCTCCCAATGCTTATTTGGGTTTCCTCTTTCAATACTGGCATGGCAAGGTGTGTTGGCCTAGTCTGGCTATATTTTGACGCGCCAATCATTGGCGGGGCAGACACAAGCAGAATATAAACAATGCCAAAGTGCGACTTATATGCATGTTCATTTTTCTTATAGGCAAGCAATGAAGATTACAAAGGCCAAACTTCTGAAGATTGATCGATCCGCAAGTATGATGAGTAGGAAGGGCAGGCAAAATATCAACTTGAGAGTCTAAACAAGAAGTGAAGATTACAAGGCTAATCTTCACTCAAGTTCTGTTTATGGCAACATTTTGCCATTCTGTAATGTTCAGTTATCTTACAGTTTAAATTAGTTCCCTTTTGCCGCCTACAGATTACAGCTACTTTCAATTCAGAGACCAAAGTCTAAAAGACCTTACTTTCAATTGAGTATGGAAGATCATTTGTGACTGAATAAGCTGAATTTTTTAGTCTGTTTGGCCAACACACCTCCATGATATTAAAGCCTCCACCAAATAAGTAAGGGGTGAGGGTTATCCTTTGCTAGGCTAACCAATTCTCATAGAAAGTCAGATTTATTCTTGTCTTGAGCAGGTCTGTAGACTGTCAACACGCTTTGTGTGGAATTGTAAGCTCTATTTCGGGGCTCAGATTTGATCTGAATTTAACCAATCGAAAAGGTTAACAAGTCCATGGTCGTGGTCTGTATTCCAAGCAAGATTCTTCCAGTCCTTCCACGGTGCAGTAGACAATGCCATGTGTAATAGAAACCACTCGACGGATGCTCGAGGACATACTCAAGGAAGTCTTGTATGCCAGCCATGGAAATCGTCACAAAATCCAACCTATGTTCATGCACACAATCACCAACATGTTTATGTCAGCCAAGTCTAAAAGATCGATGCTATTTCAAAACATGCCTTTTGTGTCGAAACCCGTGTGGGGTTTGTGACCTTAGCCTTCTTGtgcagttttctttttcttttttcgaAGAATGGAACTTAGATTTACACGAAGACGCTAGCAAGTTACAAATACATGGACCCATATCTTGCTTCATCCAATCCAACCTCCATGATCTCACCAACTAAATGGGAGAGAAGCGTACCATCTTATGCAGCATCtacctccttctcctcctcgaTATCGGGGTTAGGTAGGGTGCTCGGACATATAGGATAAACCTTTAAACGGTTTATCTCCATATGTTTGAACACCCCGACTGGCAAACCCACATCAACATCATTCTTTCCATAGTGACTCCAACGTTCTTTAAGGTAAAAGAAATACGAGAATCCAAAAAAAAGATTTTGTTGTGGAAGTACCTGAGTTGGGTGTCCAAGTAGATGCATCATGTAGATAAAACATAATTTTATTATCAGGGGAGCTGGTAAATACATAAATTGCAAGCACACATGAAACGATCACATAGGCCTCATATTCTTGTTAACGACAGAGTAATGACAGAGTACTTGGTCTTCTCCTTCTTTAGGTGCACCTCGACGTTGTATGCAAATTTCTTGAAGAGCTCGTCGAGGACGGATTCGCCGAAATGGCTTGCAAACAGGGGCTCCATCACTGCCCTCAAGGTCTTGGAGACATTTATGCCACTTTGGACACTGTCACGCACATCATTGCCTTCCGAATCGTCGTAAGGATCCCAGTTGGTCTCGAACAGCTTGATATGATTCATGCGAAACTGCTGGCTTTGATCGACGATTGCTTTGACTTCTTCCATTGATGGGCCGTACAAAGGTAGATTAAAGGAGTCGAGCTTTTCCTTCTCCACGAGGCCCTGTAATTACCAGTATGCTTTAGTAACAGTTTAGAGTTTTGAAATATAAATGCCACAAATATACTATATCCTCGCGTACCTCGTCAACAAGTGATTGCATAGACCGTGAAAGTAGCCCGAGTAGACGGCAGAGACCTCCGCTGTAGGCATCACCATGTTTCCTCCCTAGAAATGTGAGCATCATCTGTCCGCCTGCAACTAGTTCTTCATGTCGCAGACGGAGGAACAACAACATGTCCTTCTCAAACTCCTCTTGGTACATTTTTACCACCGATGGTGGGGTAGTCATCGCAATGTAGATGTTTCCTTTGTTGAGATATGGTCTTTTCTTGCCCTCTAATCCATGGGGAAGCTGTGTATAGCATGTAGCATTTTTTTATAGAGATTCTTATGTAAATTGACATTATTTTGAGCAGTCAACTTGGCTCCATCAATTGACCAACTTTTGCGTATTATTAAGTCGAGCAATGTAGATGACTAAAGGTAAAAAAAATGCAAGCAGTCCTTTTTCTAGCAGCAAAATATGTGAATAAGCCGTGTGTTTGTTAGTGGTGTTACCCGAGAGCGCCAATGCAGGCAATACGACGAGTGAAAGAGGTGAACACTGCTGCGAGGCAGAAGCCTCCTGTAGTAGGAGCTCGGCAACCCGGCGATGAAGAAAGCAGGTATCTCCTCTCCCTTGCGACGACACATACCACCAATCGAGTTCTTGAATCGTTGAACCGATCGAAAGACGCGGTTGAAGTCATTTCCTGGTAAATCATTGAGAAAGAACTGGAGCTCAGCGGTACGGCCACCGAGCTTCTCAAGATGGTCGGCGACCGCTTTGATCACATTGGAGACGAAGAAGAGCGTGTTCTCGCCCGAAGAGCAGCCCAGGTCAACAATGGTCATTGTTGGATGGGGGAGAGCCGCGTACACTTGTGTCACGGCCTCCTGGAGAGCCGGCTTAGTCTCAACCAAGGCATTTTCCTAAGATAAACGGGAAGGGAAATCTTTATGAGCAATTGCAGCTGAATCCAGCAATCAAATTAGGACTGTGAGAAGATATACAGTATGAGACCTGAAGCCTTGAGTTCTTGGCGTAGCTGTTGTCGTCTTCTCCTTCGGCCATATGGAAGTCATGCTCCATCCTCATGACTGCCATTAAGCAGTAAGCCTGATCGCTGCTTTGCTCCCGATCAGAGGAGGACAGTTGAATATATAGAGGAGGAGCAGGAGTGGTTGCAATTCGAGCATTAATATTGtttgcatgcatgcgtgcgtgtacGGTCACGAACCTGGCCGCGCGGTCGGTTTTCGGACCAGAGGCTTATTCCATATACGGTAAGTGCTCGTCCACCCATGTAGTACTAAATAATTCCGTTTTGGGTAGGCTGCCTCTCCccttttcccttgggtaggcAACTTGAGCGTTGTTTGCATAATAGCCGCGGACAGAACGGATGAAAGCGATGCTAGATCACCGCGTTGCGCTCATGGCGCATGCGATGACCGGGTTGAGCCCTATGGCGCATGTGAGAGCATCTACATCTGGATATTTTAAATTCTCCTCAAACGTCTGCGAAAACGCCTGGTTAATGCCCGGACAAGAGCGTGGAATCGGAACTCTCATATCATTTCTATACGTTCGGGCTATCCGCGAACTTTCAATATTGAGCATAAATATGTAGAAAGGATATAAGGGCTCGCCGACGTGGCCGGTCAGTCCGTCACGGAGGACGCGGCCCACCCGGACCACCTTTTTCTCTTTGTTtattctttattttctttctttctcttctcTTCGATCACCAATCACATGCAAATGATCGGACATATGAGATAGAAAATAAGAAGTGTAGATGTGTGAACAAACAAATAGAGGCTCAAAACAGACACGTCCGGTCACGGATTGGGTGCATTTGCGAGCATTTATGAGTTAGATTTTCTTTTTTTTAAGATTAGGAGTCAGATTTGCTTTTTTTTTTAGATTACGAGTCAGATTTGCTAAGTCCGACAATAGATGCTCTGACctgaaatcactaattaaggagtactcgttgcaaagagcACTCCACTTTTCCAGGTCGCGACAAGTGGTgcacatgcagcgcgccacttgtcgcaacctgggagttttccctttttcgtagatccgtttattcaaaatgttttatctcttaaaccgtgcgttcaaatctcgaaccgttttcaccgttggattcctcgcgtcgagatctttaaagttttgacgaacttttttttcacgaaaaaactGGATGAAAAAAACAGGGCGAAAAAACCGGACCGGAAGCATggttttttttcctttccgaaagaggcacgtccgtgcctctcgtggaaggaaaaaaaacagaaaagcgtttttttcgttttcaagaggcacggccgtgactctcgcgaaagcacaaccctgcctctcgcgaaagcaaaaccgcgACTCttgcgaaagaaaaaaaatagaaaacgcgtattttttccctttccgagaggcacggccgtgactttcgcgaaagcacaactgtgcctcgaagcaaaactgtgactctcccgaaagaaaaataaacaaaaaacgcgttttgtttttcccttttcgagaggcacggccgtgactctcgcgaaagtacaaccgtgcctttcgcggaagcaaaaccgtgactctcgcgaaagaaagaaaaaatagaaaacgcgtttttttcgtTTTCGAAAGGCACAGCCGTGACTCTTGCTAAAGCACAactgtgcctctcgcggaagaaaaaccgtaactttcgcgaaaggaaaaaaaagaaaacgcgttttttcgcGCACAAAATTTTTTTTGatcgaaaagctaagaaagaccggggaaaaaccaaaacgtcgaaaaccccggaaaaaaaccgtttaaaaagccgaaaacacgtgcggaaaaataaaaaaaaaacaaaattcgaagggagcgtccagagcgcgacacgtggcaAATGGCTGAGAGCAcgccaagtggcgctgatcgttgcgaggctcccgaaggagcgctcgttaactagttgctccctgCTCTGACCAGGCCATCTCTTTAACTAGAACGCAACATCATGTCCTAAATCTGTCTTGCTGACAGTGGAATTGGTTTTTTCTAGGCTGACAGTG containing:
- the LOC125515024 gene encoding anthranilate O-methyltransferase 2-like, whose translation is MAVMRMEHDFHMAEGEDDNSYAKNSRLQENALVETKPALQEAVTQVYAALPHPTMTIVDLGCSSGENTLFFVSNVIKAVADHLEKLGGRTAELQFFLNDLPGNDFNRVFRSVQRFKNSIGGMCRRKGEEIPAFFIAGLPSSYYRRLLPRSSVHLFHSSYCLHWRSRLPHGLEGKKRPYLNKGNIYIAMTTPPSVVKMYQEEFEKDMLLFLRLRHEELVAGGQMMLTFLGRKHGDAYSGGLCRLLGLLSRSMQSLVDEGLVEKEKLDSFNLPLYGPSMEEVKAIVDQSQQFRMNHIKLFETNWDPYDDSEGNDVRDSVQSGINVSKTLRAVMEPLFASHFGESVLDELFKKFAYNVEVHLKKEKTKYSVITLSLTRI